The proteins below are encoded in one region of Drosophila santomea strain STO CAGO 1482 chromosome 3R, Prin_Dsan_1.1, whole genome shotgun sequence:
- the LOC120450752 gene encoding pre-mRNA-splicing factor RBM22 — translation MSMSKTTNTYNRQNWEDAEFPILCQTCLGDNPYVRMIKERFGKECKICTRPFTIFRWCPGARMRFKKTEICQTCARLKNVCQTCLLDLEYGLPIQVRDAALKVADNLPQSDVNKEYYIQNIDAQLQDGDGTEAAGAVGRSLAANEMLSKLARTAPYYKRNRPHICSFWVKGECKRGEECPYRHDKPNEPDDPLCEQNIKDRYYGRNDPVAEKIMKRAASLPTLEPPEDRNITTLYVGNLPEEITEPELRDQFYQFGEIRSIALVPRQQCAFVQYTKRNAAELAAERTFNKLVIQGRKVSIKWAHSQAKQSTAAKTDRRFDLAGIPPPSAKPNDYFNLRQEQINVMPAGMKLHQLPSNLVPASAYQMYGQSTYAAPYGNVSSTAASTSDVSLDSISIPPPPGQVPYPSQDASRMGAVKK, via the coding sequence ATGTCTATGTCAAAAACGACTAACACCTATAATCGTCAGAACTGGGAGGACGCCGAGTTTCCGATTCTGTGCCAGACTTGCCTTGGGGACAATCCGTACGTGCGGATGATTAAAGAGCGTTTCGGCAAGGAATGCAAGATATGCACGCGTCCATTCACAATATTTCGATGGTGTCCTGGTGCCCGTATGCGCTTTAAAAAGACGGAGATATGCCAAACATGTGCGCGCCTGAAGAACGTGTGCCAGACCTGTCTCTTGGACCTGGAGTACGGATTGCCCATTCAAGTACGAGACGCGGCGCTCAAAGTGGCTGACAATTTGCCACAAAGCGACGTTAACAAGGAGTACTACATACAAAACATAGACGCCCAGCTGCAGGACGGTGATGGCACAGAGGCGGCTGGGGCTGTCGGTCGATCCCTCGCTGCTAACGAAATGTTGTCCAAGCTTGCGCGCACGGCGCCGTACTACAAGCGGAACAGGCCGCACATCTGTTCCTTTTGGGTTAAGGGCGAGTGCAAGCGTGGCGAAGAGTGCCCATACCGCCACGACAAGCCGAACGAGCCGGATGATCCGCTGTGTGAGCAAAACATTAAGGACAGGTACTACGGGCGCAACGACCCAGTGGCCGAGAAGATCATGAAGCGTGCAGCCTCGCTTCCCACACTCGAGCCGCCGGAGGACCGAAACATCACCACTCTCTATGTGGGAAACCTTCCCGAAGAGATCACAGAGCCCGAGCTACGAGATCAGTTTTACCAGTTTGGCGAAATTCGATCCATTGCGCTGGTGCCACGCCAGCAGTGCGCTTTTGTACAATACACCAAAAGAAACGCTGCCGAGCTGGCTGCTGAGCGGACCTTTAACAAACTGGTGATCCAGGGCCGGAAGGTGAGCATTAAATGGGCTCACTCTCAGGCAAAACAGAGCACCGCCGCAAAGACGGACAGACGCTTCGACTTGGCCGGCATTCCTCCTCCTAGCGCGAAGCCTAACGACTACTTCAATCTTCGCCAAGAGCAAATCAACGTCATGCCCGCCGGCATGAAGCTGCATCAGCTGCCATCGAATCTAGTTCCGGCGTCGGCTTACCAAATGTACGGTCAGTCGACTTATGCAGCGCCCTACGGCAACGTCAGTTCCACAGCCGCCTCTACCTCGGATGTGAGTCTCGACTCCATATCGATTCCTCCGCCACCGGGTCAAGTACCTTATCCAAGTCAGGACGCCAGTCGGATGGGAGCTGTAAAGAAGTAG
- the LOC120451195 gene encoding ATP-dependent RNA helicase abstrakt — protein MAFVKRYRRSSNSSEEGDQDNVEYVPYVPLKERKKQHLMKLGRIVHLASEMAQPKSSSENENEEDSLGAHDVETWGRKYNISLLDQHTELKKIAEAKKLSAVEKQLREEEKIMKSIAQQKALMGVAELAKGIQYEQPIKTSWQPPRYIRAMSEKEREAVRQELRILVEGENPSPPIRSFREMKFPKGILNGLAAKGIKTPTPIQVQGLPTVLAGRDLIGIAFTGSGKTLVFVLPVIMFALEQEYSLPFERSEGPYGLIICPSRELAKQTHEIIQHYSKHLQVCGMPEIRSCLAMGGLPVSEALDVISRGVHIVVATPGRLMDMLDKKILTLDMCRYLCMDEADRMIDMGFEEDVRTIFSFFKGQRQTLLFSATMPKKIQNFARSALVKPVTINVGRAGAASMNVTQHVEYVKQEAKVVYLLDCLQKTAPPVLVFAEKKQDVDCIHEYLLLKGVEAVAIHGGKDQEERSRAVDAYRVGKKDVLVATDVASKGLDFPNVQHVINYDMPDDIENYVHRIGRTGRSNTKGLATTLINKITEQSVLLDLKHLLIEGKQEVPDFLDELAPETELQHLDLGDSHGCTYCGGLGHRITECPKLEAVQNKQASNIGRRDYLSNTAADY, from the coding sequence ATGGCGTTTGTAAAGCGGTATCGGAGGTCGTCTAACTCCTCCGAGGAAGGCGACCAGGACAACGTGGAGTACGTGCCGTACGTGCCGTTGAAGGAACGGAAGAAGCAGCACCTCATGAAGTTGGGTAGGATCGTGCATCTAGCCTCGGAAATGGCGCAGCCAAAGTCCTCGAGCGAAAACGAGAATGAGGAAGACTCGCTGGGCGCTCACGACGTCGAGACCTGGGGGCGGAAGTACAACATTAGTTTGCTTGACCAGCACACAGAACTAAAGAAAATTGCGGAGGCCAAAAAGCTGAGTGCCGTCGAAAAGCAGCTACGAGAGGAGGAAAAGATTATGAAGAGCATTGCTCAGCAGAAGGCCCTTATGGGTGTGGCAGAGCTAGCAAAGGGAATTCAGTACGAGCAGCCCATCAAAACCTCCTGGCAGCCGCCGCGTTACATTCGAGCAATGTCGGAGAAAGAGCGCGAGGCCGTGCGCCAGGAGTTGAGGATCCTAGTGGAGGGAGAAAATCCAAGCCCGCCCATTCGCAGCTTCCGGGAAATGAAGTTCCCCAAAGGTATTCTGAACGGCTTAGCGGCCAAAGGCATTAAGACCCCGACCCCAATACAAGTGCAAGGTCTGCCCACTGTACTAGCTGGCCGCGACCTAATTGGAATAGCCTTCACAGGGTCTGGAAAAACGCTTGTCTTCGTGCTGCCGGTCATCATGTTTGCCCTGGAACAGGAGTACAGTCTGCCTTTTGAGCGTAGCGAGGGCCCCTACGGGCTGATCATCTGCCCGTCCCGCGAGCTGGCCAAGCAAACACACGAGATCATCCAACACTACAGCAAGCACCTTCAGGTGTGCGGAATGCCTGAGATTCGTTCCTGCCTGGCTATGGGTGGGTTGCCGGTCAGCGAGGCCCTTGACGTGATCTCACGCGGAGTACATATCGTTGTGGCGACACCAGGCCGCCTCATGGACATGCTGGACAAGAAAATCCTTACGCTAGACATGTGCCGGTACCTGTGCATGGATGAGGCTGACCGCATGATTGACATGGGATTTGAAGAGGACGTGCGTACGATATTCTCCTTCTTCAAAGGCCAGCGTCAGACACTTCTATTTTCGGCCACCATGCCAAAAAAGATCCAAAACTTTGCCCGTTCAGCCCTCGTGAAGCCTGTCACAATAAATGTGGGACGCGCGGGTGCTGCGTCAATGAACGTCACCCAGCATGTTGAGTATGTTAAGCAAGAGGCAAAAGTGGTATATTTGCTGGACTGCCTGCAGAAGACCGCGCCGCCCGTGCTCGTTTTTGCTGAGAAGAAGCAGGATGTGGATTGCATACATGAGTATCTGCTGCTGAAAGGCGTGGAGGCGGTGGCAATTCATGGCGGAAAGGATCAGGAAGAACGATCGCGAGCGGTCGATGCTTACCGCGTGGGCAAAAAAGATGTGCTGGTGGCCACCGATGTGGCCTCGAAGGGCCTCGACTTTCCCAACGTGCAACATGTTATTAACTATGACATGCCGGACGATATTGAAAACTATGTGCATCGTATTGGCCGTACAGGTCGTTCCAACACTAAGGGATTGGCTACCACGCTAATAAACAAGATAACTGAGCAGTCGGTCCTGCTAGACCTGAAGCACCTGCTCATCGAGGGCAAGCAAGAGGTCCCAGATTTCTTGGACGAACTGGCGCCTGAGACCGAGCTCCAGCACCTGGACCTGGGCGATTCGCATGGCTGCACCTACTGTGGTGGTCTAGGCCATCGCATCACGGAATGCCCAAAACTGGAGGCTGTTCAGAACAAGCAAGCTTCAAACATAGGACGTCGCGACTACCTTTCAAATACCGCAGCAGATTACTAA
- the LOC120450751 gene encoding guanine deaminase, producing the protein MATVFFGTVVHTKSFSEFESFESGFLVVDDCGKIIGVGQDYQAWASNNPTQAKGLIEVKLSEYQFLMPGFVDCHIHAPQFAQLGLGLDMPLLDWLNTYTFPLEAKFSNQQHAQQVYQGVVQATLRCGTTLASYFATNHLESTLTLAREAVRQGQRALVGKVCSNCNSPDYYVETAEEAVNATVAFVDGVRKLGSPLVMPTITPRFALSCSKELLMGLGDVAKRFDLHIQSHISENLAEIEVVKGIFKTSYAEAYDDAGLLTNKTVMAHGVHLEDDEVSLLKIRGCSVAHCPASNTMISSGLCDVQRLVSAGLNVGLGTDVSGGNSVSIQDALLRALDVSKHLDFFKKQNIRGTGVAKTQDPNYIPLKYKQALYLATLGGAKALSLDQLTGNFVLGKEFDALLVDVSIVEKPLRRLSVDELVEKFIYTGSDRNIVEVFVAGKRIKRG; encoded by the exons ATGGCAACTGTTTTTTTTGGAACTGTCGTGCACACGAAGTCGTTCAGCGAGTTCGAGTCCTTCGAAAGTGGATTCCTGGTAGTAGACGACTGTGGCAAG ATAATAGGAGTGGGTCAAGACTACCAGGCGTGGGCAAGCAACAATCCGACCCAGGCCAAGGGTCTGATCGAGGTCAAGCTGTCGGAATATCAGTTTCTTATGCCAGGTTTCGTCGACTGTCACATCCACGCGCCGCAGTTTGCTCAACTGGGATTGGGACTAGACATGCCGCTTCTCGACTGGCTGAACACGTATACTTTCCCACTGGAGGCGAAGTTTTCCAATCAGCAACACGCCCAGCAGGTCTACCAGGGTGTGGTC CAAGCAACACTTCGATGCGGAACCACGCTGGCGTCCTATTTCGCCACCAACCACTTGGAGTCAACGCTAACCTTGGCGCGGGAGGCGGTGCGTCAAGGCCAGCGGGCACTGGTAGGCAAGGTCTGCTCAAACTGCAACAGCCCCGACTACTACGT GGAGACAGCAGAAGAGGCGGTCAATGCAACTGTGGCTTTTGTGGACGGCGTGCGGAAGCTTGGTAGCCCATTGGTGATGCCGACAATTACGCCTCGCTTTGCCCTTAGCTGCAGCAAGGAGCTGCTAATGGGTCTGGGCGATGTAGCGAAGCGATTTGACCTGCATATCCAGAGTCACATCAGCGAAAACCTGGCAGAGATCGAGGTAGTAAAGGGGATATTTAAGACCAGTTACGCCGAAGCATACGACGATGCTGGACTGCTAACGAACAAG ACGGTAATGGCTCACGGTGTGCATCTGGAGGACGACGAGGTGTCACTTCTTAAAATCCGCGGGTGCTCGGTGGCCCACTGTCCCGCTTCGAACACTATGATAAGCTCGGGTCTGTGCGATGTTCAAAGACTTGTGAGCGCCGGCTTGAACGTAGGTCTCGGCACAGACGTTTCGGGGGGAAACTCCGTCTCGATTCAGGACGCCTTGCTGCGCGCATTAGATGTGTCAAAACACCTGGACTTTttcaaaaagcaaaacatCCGCGGAACGGGGGTGGCCAAAACACAAGATCCGAACTACATTCCGTTAAAGTACAAGCAGGCACTCTATTTGGCCACTCTGGGTGGCGCCAAAGCGCTGTCCCTGGATCAGTTGACCGGAAACTTCGTCCTAGGAAAGGAGTTCGATGCCTTGTTGGTGGATGTCAGCATCGTCGAAAAACCCTTGCGGAGGCTAAGCGTCGATGAGCTGGTGGAGAAGTTTATCTACACAGGCAGTGATCGCAATATTGTTGAGGTTTTCGTGGCCGGCAAGCGTATTAAACGGGGATAG